The sequence below is a genomic window from Flavobacterium sediminilitoris.
TATCTATACGCTGTATAAACTCCAAATTTTGCTTCTGTTGGTAATTTTAAAATTCCTTTAAAAGCTTCTTCAAAATCAGCGTTAATTTCGGCTACAATTTGTTTCTTATTTTCATTGGTTAACGAAGAAAAATTAACACCTGGAAAATAAATACGACCTAAATTTTCATAATCATGTTTTAAATCTCTCAAAAAATTTACTTTCTGAAAAGCAGATCCTAGTTTCATTGCACTGTGTTTTAATTCATTGTATTTGGTTTCATCACCTTTTACAAACACTTTTAAACACATCAAACCGACAACATCGGCAGATCCAAAAATATAGGTTTCAAATTCTTCTATTGAAGTATATTCTTTCTTTGTTAAATCCATTCGCATGCTATGCATAAATGGAGGAACTAAATCGTGCAAACCATATTGATGAACCACTTTTTGAAAAGCATTTAAAATGGGATTTAAACTTATTTTTCTATCCAATGCTTTTTGATATTCTTTTTCAAACTCATCTAATAAGGTTTCTTGTTCGTATCCTTCAAAAGAATCAACAATTTCATCTGCGCAACGAACAAATCCATAAATAGCATAAATTTCATCCTGAATATCAGGAGATAACATTTTTATGGCTAATGAAAAAGAAGTACTATACTTTTTCGTTATTTTTTTACTGCATTCTAAAGATGCTTGGTCAAATAATGCTTTCATTAGGAGAATTCTTTTATGATTTTTTGACTTACAATTTTTCCAGAGATTAATGAAGGTGGAACACCTGGTCCAGGAACTGTTAATTGTCCTGTAAAAAATAAATTTTGAACTTTTCTACTCTTTATTTTGGGTCTTAAAAATGCGGTTTGGGTTAATATATTTGCTAATCCATAGGCATTTCCTTTATAGGAGTTATAATCTTTTATAAAATCATTTATACAATATGATTCTACGAATATAATGTTTTCTTTAACTGATTGATTCGTTGTTTTTTCTAATCGATTTATAATTTTATCAAAATATTCATTTCTAATTTCTTGTGTATCTTTTAATCCTGGTGCAATCGGTATTAAAAATGTAGCTGCTTCTTTTCCTTCGGGAGCAAAAAAGGAATCTGTTATCGATGGAAAGCTAGCATAATATAATGGTTTTTTTGGCCATACTTTTGTGTCATAAATTTCTTTTGCATGTGCTTCAAATGGTGTATCAAAAAATAATGTGTGATGCGATACATTTTTTAATTTTTTATCAAATCCAACATAGAATAATAATGATGATGGTGCAAATATTTTTTTGTTCCAATATTTTTCAGAATACATTCTATCTTCTTCATTTAATAATTGTTCGGAATGATGATAATCGGCTCCGCTTAAAATGATATCAGCAAACTTGTTTTCATTATTAACACAAATTCCTTTTGCTTTCTTATTTTCAACTAAAATCTTAGTAACATTTGCATTCGTTACAATTTCAACACCTAATTCTTTTGCTAGTGTTTCTATTGCTTCTATCACGGCATACATTCCTTTTTTTGGATGCCAAGTTCCTAATCCAAAATCGGCAAAATTCATAAAACTATAGAACGAAGGTGTATTTGATGGTTTTGCTCCTAAAAATAAAACTGGAAATTCTAAAATTTTAATTATTTTTTCATTTTTAAATCGCTTTCTTACTTGTTGACTTATTGTAGAGAAGAATTGATTAACACGTACAATTGTTTCTGCATTTACTAATTCCAAAGGTGAATCGCCTGGTTTATATACCATTTTTTCTACTGCAATTTTGTAATTTTCTTGTGCTTCTTTAATAAAAGCACGTAGTTTTTCAGCACTTCCTTTTTCTATATTTTCAAAAGTGGATGCAATATCTTCTAAGTTATCTGAAATAGTAATTTTTTCATTCTCTTCGAAATATACTTCATAAGCTGGAGATAATTTTTCTAATTCATAATAATCGGATACTTTCTTCCCAAAATCATTGAAAAATTTCTCAAAGACATCTGGCATCCAATACCATGTTGGTC
It includes:
- a CDS encoding phytoene/squalene synthase family protein, which produces MKALFDQASLECSKKITKKYSTSFSLAIKMLSPDIQDEIYAIYGFVRCADEIVDSFEGYEQETLLDEFEKEYQKALDRKISLNPILNAFQKVVHQYGLHDLVPPFMHSMRMDLTKKEYTSIEEFETYIFGSADVVGLMCLKVFVKGDETKYNELKHSAMKLGSAFQKVNFLRDLKHDYENLGRIYFPGVNFSSLTNENKKQIVAEINADFEEAFKGILKLPTEAKFGVYTAYRYYKSLMKKINKTEPEEFLSKRIRVSNPLKLLILGKSYVRYQLNIIA
- a CDS encoding phytoene desaturase family protein, with the translated sequence MNNKIIIIGSGFASLSAACYLAKAGNEVTVFEKNETVGGRARRLSKEGFHFDIGPTWYWMPDVFEKFFNDFGKKVSDYYELEKLSPAYEVYFEENEKITISDNLEDIASTFENIEKGSAEKLRAFIKEAQENYKIAVEKMVYKPGDSPLELVNAETIVRVNQFFSTISQQVRKRFKNEKIIKILEFPVLFLGAKPSNTPSFYSFMNFADFGLGTWHPKKGMYAVIEAIETLAKELGVEIVTNANVTKILVENKKAKGICVNNENKFADIILSGADYHHSEQLLNEEDRMYSEKYWNKKIFAPSSLLFYVGFDKKLKNVSHHTLFFDTPFEAHAKEIYDTKVWPKKPLYYASFPSITDSFFAPEGKEAATFLIPIAPGLKDTQEIRNEYFDKIINRLEKTTNQSVKENIIFVESYCINDFIKDYNSYKGNAYGLANILTQTAFLRPKIKSRKVQNLFFTGQLTVPGPGVPPSLISGKIVSQKIIKEFS